In Carassius carassius chromosome 7, fCarCar2.1, whole genome shotgun sequence, one genomic interval encodes:
- the tlr2 gene encoding LOW QUALITY PROTEIN: toll-like receptor 2 (The sequence of the model RefSeq protein was modified relative to this genomic sequence to represent the inferred CDS: deleted 1 base in 1 codon), producing the protein MAVRMRPLEAKESVILFIIILAQGFDYSLTCYCNQQYFCNCSLNNLQKVPKVPVNALGLDLSFNQIESIDMNDLRPYSELKTLNLHKNKLKFIHKEAFKSQHNLEVLDLSLNNLEKLSSSWFNELNSLQQLNLVGNPYTTLGPAPIFQSLLNLRTLQFGSPSLREVYKNGLDGLTHLDEMTFIGSNLKSYENGSFKAARPIGSVSLSLQSLFQNDPKLVSKVLQDVSHPKTRLIIKDVELRTNTSTESFKAAREGGTESLSLHNCTTTDEAFTYFLMVMDNSSLSYIGLEEVHLIGRGWWQKASYTHYEYLHTAYIRNLDIQGFFEFSSMTQLGFLLVNLHKVSVINGTVFVIPPITTVLLKKLEYLDLSQNLLSDLTIAPTLSTSFGAYQNLITLNVSQNVLKSLGLMSQLATNLKSLTDLDLSHNSFVSMPEKCSWPATLRFLNLSSTKLRKMTPCLPSSLTVLDLSENDLMVFNQRFPQLITLILTGNRFIKLPQGELFPTLQTLLIQRNALRMFNSSDLKRFNNLQYLEAGDNNFVCSCEFVSFFKQDVKLFITLRDSRHNYVCDTPFTLRGDSIDSVRLSVFECYMIPAVSVLCSVIIIALGLIVVTCHQLHVIWYLQMTKAWIQAKRKPAVGRLVDELRYDAFVSYSQHDAEWVEEILVPELESTQPPFALCLHKRDFQPGRWIVDNIIDSIEKSHRTLFVLSEHFVTSEWCRYELDFSHFRIVDEHNDSAVLVLLEPIKKETIPKRFCKLRKIMNSRTYLEWPEEEEKEKEFWSNLRAALQREEC; encoded by the exons ATGGCAGTCAG GATGAGACCCTTGGAAGCAAAGGAGTCCGTAatactttttataataattttggcCCAAGGCTTTGACTACTCCTTGACATGTTATTGTAATCAGCAATATTTTTGCAACTGTTCATTAAATAATCTGCAAAAGGTCCCAAAAGTTCCAGTGAATGCTCTTGGCCTTGACCTGTCATTCAATCAAATTGAGTCTATTGACATGAATGATCTCCGCCCATATAGTGAGCTGAAAACCCTGAACTTGCATAAGAACAAGCTCAAGTTTATACACAAGGAGGCTTTCAAATCTCAACATAACCTGGAAGTTCTTGATCTGTCCTTAAACAACCTAGAAAAGCTATCTTCATCTTGGTTCAACGAGCTTAACTCTCTTCAGCAACTGAACCTTGTAGGAAACCCATACACCACTTTGGGACCTGCTCCCATTTTCCAGTCTCTCCTTAACCTAAGAACACTGCAGTTTGGTAGTCCCTCACTGAGAGAGGTGTACAAGAATGGCTTAGATGGGCTCACTCATCTGGATGAGATGACATTCATTGGCAGTAACCTCAAGTCATATGAGAACGGGAGCTTTAAAGCAGCCCGTCCAATCGGTTCAGTCTCTTTGAGCCTTCAGAGTCTATTTCAGAACGATCCAAAATTAGTCTCTAAGGTTCTTCAAGACGTCTCCCACCCTAAAACTCGGCTGATTATCAAAGATGTTGAACTCAGAACGAACACTTCGACAGAATCCTTTAAAGCGGCAAGAGAAGGTGGGACTGAAAGCTTGAGTTTACACAATTGCACCACAACTGATGAAGCATTTACCTATTTTTTGATGGTCATGGATAATTCTTCTTTGTCTTACATTGGTCTTGAAGAAGTACATTTGATTGGTCGAGGGTGGTGGCAGAAAGCTTCGTACACGCATTATGAATACTTACATACGGCCTACATACGTAATCTTGACATCCAAGGGTTCTTTGAGTTCAGTAGTATGACGCAATTGGGATTTCTGCTGGTGAATCTCCACAAGGTGTCCGTGATCAACGGCACAGTGTTTGTTATTCCTCCGATAACTACAGTCTTGTTGAAAAAACTTGAATATTTAGACCTGAGTCAGAACCTCCTTTCAGACCTGACAATTGCACCGACATTATCTACGAGTTTTGGAGCATATCAAAACCTCATCACTCTTAACGTGAGCCAGAACGTTTTAAAATCCCTTGGGCTGATGTCTCAGTTGGCCACTAACCTTAAGAGCCTCACAGATTTAGACTTGAGCCATAACAGTTTTGTTTCTATGCCAGAAAAGTGTAGCTGGCCAGCGACTCTCAGGTTTCTGAACCTTTCCAGCACAAAGCTACGTAAGATGACCCCATGCCTGCCTTCTAGCTTGACGGTCCTGGATCTCAGTGAAAACGATCTGATGGTGTTCAACCAAAGATTTCCCCAACTTATTACGCTTATACTGACGGGCAACCGATTTATAAAACTCCCACAGGGGGAATTATTTCCAACACTGCAGACACTGCTTATCCAAAGAAACGCCTTGCGGATGTTTAACAGTAGTGATTTGAAGAGATTCAATAACCTACAATATTTGGAAGCAGGTGATAACAATTTTGTGTGCTCCTGCGAATTTGTATCTTTCTTTAAACAGGATGTTAAACTTTTCATCACCCTAAGGGACAGTCGTCACAATTATGTGTGCGACACTCCGTTCACTCTCAGAGGTGATTCTATTGACAGTGTCAGATTGTCCGTTTTCGAGTGCTATATGATCCCTGCTGTCTCAGTGCTTTGTTCTGTGATTATCATAGCGCTTGGACTTATTGTTGTTACTTGCCATCAGCTTCACGTTATATGGTATCTGCAGATGACAAAAGCATGGATACAAGCCAAAAGAAAACCTGCAGTTGGTCGACTGGTCGATGAGCTCCGCTATGATGCTTTTGTATCTTACAGTCAACATGACGCTGAGTGGGTCGAGGAAATCCTTGTTCCAGAACTAGAGAGCACTCAGCCTCCATTTGCCCTGTGTTTGCACAAACGTGACTTCCAGCCAGGCCGCTGGATCGTGGACAACATCATTGACTCGATTGAGAAAAGCCATCGGACTCTCTTTGTTCTGTCTGAGCACTTTGTTACCAGCGAATGGTGCCGTTACGAGCTGGACTTCTCACATTTCCGCATAGTCGATGAACACAATGACTCTGCTGTCCTGGTACTTCTAGAACCAATCAAGAAGGAGACCATTCCCAAACGTTTCTGCAAGCTGAGAAAGATTATGAACTCCAGGACGTATCTGGAGTGGCCTGAGGAGGAGGAAAAAGAGAAG GAGTTCTGGAGCAATCTGAGAGCTGCTCTACAGAGAGAGGAATGTTAA